The sequence below is a genomic window from Lytechinus pictus isolate F3 Inbred chromosome 6, Lp3.0, whole genome shotgun sequence.
CCAACTCGGTTTTTATGGTTAGGGTTCGGAGTGTGGATCGGAACAAACCTCCTGGGATACGAACCCCGAACCTGCAGCTTCAAAGTTCTGAATCTAACATTTCTTGCACTTGACTTGTTAATGGAGTTATCGTAATGTCCAAGAAGAGTTTATTCGTCACGGTCATTGCTGTATTCACTTTTGGTTTAAAAGATGGCGGAACAGGTAAGGTATTTTCATAatacgttattattattttaaatattacaataatgcaatctatttcttttatgaaaaaaaaaaatgtattttcattatttctttactTGTTCATCGTTCTTGGTTGCTATAATAATACATCGACAGGCGCGTCTATGATTTCAGTGGGGGAgggacatgcaaaaaaaaaaaagacctatagccgttttttttttaaatctacaaCCCCTAAACGGGTTTCGTTGGGACGAAATGAGTAACCGATCTAATGGAAAGCCCTTAACCCTACAACTCTCATGAAGCGATGTGGAGGAAAGCAGAGGGATTTGTTTtttctatatcaaaataatcatacgGGGCACCCCTCTGTATCCTCTGCCATTtaatttggtttattttcatttcgtttaatgccaattcgtccgaTTACCAACCCGTCTGCTATAATTTGGTCTACCACCatttcgtccactatccacatggtctaattgccatttcgtccacttacCATTTCGTACAATAacaagttggtccaatagccatttagtcaatataccacttggtctaattggactaagtgttgaTTGGGAGAAATGAACATAAAATGGAtcttagaccaactggttatgagacgaaatgttcactgacgaactggtgattacgACGaaatgattattggaccaaatggttgttagacgaaatgttgatggacgcaATGTGATGTATAAAGTAAAACCTGATTTCCGGGGGCATATTTCCAAATAATCGGAGGTTGAATACTTGAATCTGATATTCtaattcatcttttgttttccaCTTTTGCCAAAGCAACTCCATCGACGGCTGAAGGTCAACTAATCCACGACCTTTTTGACACCGGATATGACGTCAGAGTGATGCCCCAACGAGACCTCGGCCATCCCTTGGAGATGACCATcaacttttatttgttttccattcTGGATGTGGTAAGCATGGgcaccgtcttacaaagagttacgattgattcaatCTTAACcttaactatggaaatccagcaACATCAACTTCTAGAATACAtgtttgttgatgatgatgatgatgatgatgatgatgcacaacatttgtatagcgccatatatctgtcaaagacattcaaaggcgcattggaggagccagccaatctgggtcgcctacaagggcgcAAACatagaactgtgacccgcaggtctctcctcccgataactgtttgggggaatgcaggtggaccactacaccggggtttccccctactcttattcgaatagtgcagtgggttcttaacgtgcaaaggtggtgattttcctctacacggggccgcAATTTAACGTCCTATCAGAGGTacagagtgttttccactgtaacatagcctgcatctatgaaacaggggagagacgtttacacacaacgcactggcttcagtcatccgcccgggatggactcgaacccacgatctttggttcgacgggcagacgctttaccgactgagccaacctGCCTCAAAATATGCCTtgtccaaaatattttctagataatatgataaatattcatacattcatagttGTCTTGGAAATTCAgtgtgtgcttctctttgctttcaaaggacattgcgaaaatttgttaaagaaaactATGACATTGATGCATATCAATATACCTGAGATCGATCGGATAAATAActactctttgtaagaccgCACCAAGCTAGTATGTTTTATACAGCAGCATAACATACATTTTCAGTAAACCTATAAATGTTAGAACAGCTGCTGGTAGAGTTATGAAGTAGTAAcaggaaatgtgactgaggtgtATTAAAGCATTCAAGCAGGGGACATTTCAATTACCAAAAGTTATAAGCGCACCAACTGGGAATCGAACGAACCCGGGTAACCGGAATCCAAGACCCTCGATCTACAGACTGAGCTCTCACGCCTCATTTTATCtcaatttttaataattatcataatttttactGATGTAGACACTATCATGACGAATATCCTTTatactataattattattatttccattacttccattataattgtttttaatttggttatcattatcatcatcctaaCACGTATAATCACCATTTTTTTCCTCAGacataaaatgttttttgtacTATCAATATCCAGCCAAGATATTAGTAGTAGTCGTGACATTTGTTAAGATTAAAACACCACAGTAACATAAAACTAATACTTCCGCGTATACTCTAAgtacactgagtaaaattttacccaatattgtgtagaaagggaacatgcatgtttttttttattttttttatttcaacctTTTAcgtttttttcttggttgtgagTCCCCCTCTATTGTTCACTTCTTGTGTAGAGTATTAAGATGCAAAatattcccccttttttttttacaaaaaccaAAGAGCCACTTAGAAAAAATAGAGTTTAATAATTAACAACATAAGTCTATTTGAGCTCACCCCATCTTGTTACTTTATTGATTGTAATTGTAATATTGTTATTTCCCAGGATACTAAAAATGGGATCCTCAGCGGAGTTTCTTTTGTCAACATAGTAAGTATTTTTGCATGAACTGAAGCActatgcaggggcggatccaggattttccaaagggggggggggcacatttttcctaggaaaatttgacaagcccccccccaaaaaaaaaaataaaaataaaaaagatcctTGATCCTTACTTGGGTATGAACGTCATTTCCCCATTTAAAATACATGtgactttcaaagggggggggggcacacttgtgtaaagAACGGCATATTTAGTCTCCTAGCTGAGTGCTTGAGCAATAATCCtttttttggtcaataataaagttatagtgGGGATTTATGCATGTGGAATAATGAttactaataaaaaaatgtttgattagtggtgaattaaaggtgaaaatgttTTGTGTCGTGATTCTCAGAAATGTCCCGCACGAcaccaacattttcacctctaattAACCATGGACAACATAGTTTTGTtggttttcaataatttttatagCATTAtattattaccacaaaacaaattgaagttccTCGTTTGTTTGGACAGTAGGTTGAAAAAATATTGCGAAAATGGTTGACTTTcatagcatggaatcgcccatttGCATATTGATCTGGATGTGCATATATCGGTCTTGTAAAATTTAGagtaaatttaaaatgtcataactttcttatcttaaataccattttgaagaaattttcagcattatgctacttggattttttctttttactcaaGCTAACCTTTTGTTGGGATGACATGTCCTATAGTATTATCACCCAATAATCTATTTAATTacttattgattgattgatttattgatttatttatttatttaccctGGATACAGCTGTGGCATGATCAGCGGTTAGTATGGAACCCAGCTAACTACAGTAACATTTCTGAGATTACCGTTCCCTTGGGATCTGCCTGGACGCCACCAATGCAGATCTATAACACGTAAGTCCTTTTTTTTCCACCATAAAGAGTCTTTCAccttaataatattaatattggtACCGATTACAGACCAGCTACAAGTGATATACAGTACAACCAACACTATCTAAAGGGACGAAAATTTTGATTGAAGTGGAAGTTCAGcctgaagaaaaattaaaggaaaaatatttgtaaaggtTTGAAGAGAATCCATTAAAGAATATTAAAGAAAGTTAATATaattttaagattttgatttgtgacgtcaagAGCGAGCAGCTGCCTCATATATTAAATAGCATAATATGCAACAATTAAAAATTTGCAATGGTTCGTGATGGCttattttttgctttctttttaggaacgggtgtgaaatattttgtctatctatatcctgaaatgatatttcattgaatttttagTATACGATATGTAGAAAAGAAGCTaacatgtgacgtcacaaatgaaatgtttaaaattcaaatattttttttttgttctttgatggatttttctcaaaactatgGCAATAtttgttaataatttttttctatttcgaAAAGCAGGACACAAAATcaaccagggggtgtttcacaaagatttgattatgacttagagtcgcacttaaatgcctagttgcgtgcgTTAAAAAAGGCATGacagcattggtcagatcatgcataGAGGGTTACCGTCCCCTAAACTGGAGTGGTGTGGACCGTGTATttgattataattttataaatgCAATAATTCAACTTATAAAATGATCAAAAGCATCATATCATATATGTCAAATAAATACTCTtagatctaaaaaaacaaaaaaaaacatgttcttAGAGGGTTCTATGCTTGCCCCATATTGTGATCCTTTAATGGTTCCCTGTTCTAAAAGATTCTAAATTACCCTAAAAAGCCACTTGAGCAGTGTTGAGAGCCATTTTAGGATatttataaaatgatttaaGGTTCTTGATCGCGTGATAAACATTATGCGAATTCGTTTTTTTCTCGAGTGTTAAAAAACTGGACACTAAAAGGATTCCAATTTGCACCTCTTTTCCAAGACTGGATAATTCACGAATGTTATGCTTATGTACTATATTAGACTTTCCAAAAATGTTGGAGTCACTCTCGTTTAATAATTATCCTATTTTTCCGCAGGGCTGGGTATGGTCAGACCCATACGATCTTTCAGAAGGATGGAAATGTCTTAAAGATATTCGCTGACGGTACAGCGTACATACAGTCTAACATGTATTACAATACAATCTGCAATACTGTCCTGCTCGACTTCCCTTTCGATTCACACAACTGCAGTATTGGTTTCTTCATAATGGgtaatattcataaataatcaCAATTGGTTAAGTAAAATGCAGTAGAAATAAATGTAAATCGTATgtaaatatacatcatataaaTGTCATATTACATAAATGTGCCATTTATAATATTTGTAATTTCTTCAATACATGAACTGTAACTAAGCATTTGTTTTGATCCAGTTGAGGCATATagaacacacacacatgcacataaAAACGGAATGATAAGCACAAACAACAGTAAACTGAAACGAAAAATTGcgattattttattattttacattcacATTTACTTCTTCTTACTTTAGGTAGAATAGTTAGGTAGTACACTATAGCGCTATTCATAAATTAGTATGCTCATCCTATGAACAACCAACCTTGTAAATAAAACCAGGCTCTAATATAGACcttgggcccgttgcataaaacgtTTGCCTTAAAAACTATgccaaacaaaattatgccattggaAATTACACATTAGAagactttggaaaaaaaattgccagagTTTGTTTTATGGCAGAAATTTTCTGCAATGGGCCCCTTATGGGTTTTCCACTTGATAACACTTTCTAACCCCTTTGGAAGGTTCATTTTAACATATGTTAAGTGAATAGCCAAGATACTCATTTTAAGAATCCAGTGTGAATTTATCACTACGTTTTTCAGGCTCTTTGCCGACGCCCATGCCCCTTGTAATATCACTCTTTGTTTGTCTTTCTATCACAGGTTACTACAGTGATCGCATCAAGTTAGTCCCTGGTCGCGCTTACTCACTCTTCAACTATAATACAGAATGGAAGataaaaaatcttgtttttgtTCCACATGACCGAATGGACATCGTAACTCGCAAAAATATATCCTTCCTCGACGCCGTGATGCATCTAGAGAGAGCACCAAACTTCTACCTGCGGATCATCCTCTGCCCTCTTGTCCTCCTGAATGGCCTAGCCCTTAGCACGTTCTGGATACCCATCAAGAGTGGCGAACGCGTCTCGGCATCGCTTTCTCTTGTTCTCGGCAACACCGTGTTTCAGATTATCATTTCTGACATAATGCCGAGGACTTCGGACCCGGAGTTCGAACCTCGCATTGTCTACTTCTGCGTGTCGTCATTCGCTCTCATCACAGCTATTACCGTCTGGTCAATGCTCGTGTCAAACCTGGCTGCCAAAAAGTGGTCTTTGAGGACGTCCGCAGCGAGGCGATTGTTCCTAGAGGTGTTGCCAGTGCTTACCTGCACAAAATCGTTGAAGGGTTGCAGAACAAGGGCGGCTGTAAAAGGTTAGTTTATAAACTATCGAAATTATAAGCACCATGTCCACACGGAAATCTACTATAtaatcttaaaaatgttgggcaaaaattatcaatatttaacCGACCCTGGGCAACACACATGTTCACTCAACTATTGGttaaatctgcccaaattgggtaaacaatttgctcaattggatgaTAATTgtccagaatatatatatatatatatatatatatatatattgttttactAAAATACATTAACAAGCACAGTGGACAcaatgttgcccaacattttaagtgtgtaacaaagcaaaattattttccaatttaataCAGGCCTATCAAAATGGCACTGACACCGACGACGTGGCCATAGAATTTAACGATCGttagactagcttagccagggtaatataggagcgccttgagcacctagcaaggtggatacatgtgctatacaaatcctatattattatctaTTATATTATTCTAACAAACTTCCAGAAAATTAGTCATCACAAATTATGAGCGAGAAGGAAGTGGAGTAGCGGCGGCAGGGGTGACATAAGATtaagtgagagaaagagagacaggcggggggggggggggagagagattAGGTGCCACGATAAAGATATTCGTTTGACCCaacccattcaaattttttcaatttgatattgctgattgacaaaaatgtatgaatatgattcaaaatctaacactgattctagaaatggtaactactgaacttccttcgcccaaattgggaagatgaATAAGTGACATGGAACTATtgtttgactggcggaataattagggctattttactgtttcagttgatgaattcgattaattcatagttatcttcataaatggcgatttatttttaaaatgagctggctacggtaccctttcctggtcagatttggaatgtcagatatatatcctatccattggtagtaaacatttaatttcacatttattttttatgaatttttcgaaagtgccattttaacacacaagtctatggggaatgtttaaCGCGCGTGACACCAGTAGGAGGTTGGGGGAGAGAcgaaaagagagggggagagtggGCAATAGATGTAGGACTATCGTTTCTAATCGGGAATGACTATTGCGAATACCacttcagatggggggggggggggatgatgtGCTGTTTTTAGCCGTGGATAAAATGACTTGGCGAGGGAATGGTTGCAATAGCGCTGCAAGTTGTACACTATCTTATTTCTTAGATATTTCTATGCAAGATGACGAGAAACAAGAAGTGACTGCGGTACACGCCTTCGACCATACCACAAAAGAGAATCCGGGCGAACAACGAGGGGACGAATCGCAGGTAATAATAAAACAGTTCTTTATACTAAAATTTAGTGTAGAGATCAGTGGTATTATGTATATAATAATCTCGTCTAAACCAGATCGTCTCCACCAGGaatttcaaaggggggggggggggcacgagccagatgtgccccccccccccccctggatccgccagtggtctACACTATCATTTGTATAGTTTCCAGTAATTCGTgcgataaaaaatatatcaagaaaTAAAGGTTAAAACCTTGCTCTATCTTATAAATGCGTATCCTTGAAAGGTACACCTCACTTTGTCACCCGTGCATGATCcgagaaaatatgaatatgttttCAGCGTTTTATGATTAAGCAGTTATTAATGTagtttaaaggagaataaaaaagaataggCGATGAAAAAGTGAGTATTTAGAAGAAGAGGATGGAAAAGCAAAAGGACacaaaggaggaggaggaggaggaaaagaagaagaagaaggagaaggagcagaagaaaaagaagaaggaaagacgacatagaagaagaagaaaaaaaagaagatgacggaggagaagaagaagagaaagaaaaagaagagtgaACAATCAGATGAGTGAAAAGAAGAAACGAAAGACGGGAGGAGGGGAATAATATGAAGATTAATCCTGCTATTTCCAAGATTGCAATAAACACAGTGGTAaccagggccgtagccagaagcattttgttggggggggggggtgtaccagctaaatttgccaactaaatttggcgtgacagcgccaacgtgagcacaggggggggggggggggtctgatgggggatgtgcccccccccctacaataatcacatgctaaaagattttgaatttttagaattgaattagtggcatttggtgaatactttaaggtaaattatacaaagatatacaaagatatttgcactttaaaaataaacattttggatcaaaatagaaaggctagtgtgccgtagttgctatacttgcagtataatgatataccctatgcattaataatataaaaatcaaagatttgttaatttttaattgaccttttgtgcaagatgtctcaactaaaatttcaagagtgctactgctaacagtggcgtaccgtgggtcacggcattggggggggggacaccaGCAAAAATGTagagtcattaagtgggcgcgcgaagcgcgctcaattgccaggtatactgacatgatagagacattttaaggactgcgccattaaacggatatgtatcttagtgatcaaataatgcgagcgcgaagtgcgagctgaaaatgtttgatattcagtcctaaaaagggacattataagcaaagttttgtaatcatgatacgtacctgtcttacaaaacaaacaatgcgagcgcgaagcgcgagctgaaattttttgtataacttaaccctaaaaagggacattttcaggactatcttttagaatttatgaagtgcgtacgtatctcatcatagtcatctaatgcgagcgccaagcgcttgctgattttgttagaattacactggcacatgaagctctttttgtggtcattgtaatcatgaacatgatacgtatttcactaatgaaatattgcgggcgagaagcgcgagctgacaatttttgaaattcagacctgaagaggggtaTTCTATAGCTTGTTTGTaaaatttactatttcactaattaagtgatgcgagcgcgaagcgcgagctgaaaatttgttataattagatcggaaaaagggacattttaaggactgtctttaggaattcgtgcactgcaaaaacgccggtgttgatttaacaccagcccggtatctatggctgcgtttatgcgacctcaagccagaatcatgatttgaatcatgatttgaatcatgattcaaaacacaaacatgaatcacgatttcacagaatcagcgtttagacgaccgtcattccaatgctgtttctcctcagattcgggccaatccagtgcgcatcactagtgcgcagtttgacagaggaagtttttcgcacgtgtttcggctctcgaaaaatcttttgcttccagaattcaacctaattttgtttacttctatcatttaaggtccatatgcttctattcatcttgttagttaatccaaaatggtgttcggaagtgaatttcagcgtagatccaatttaatattgacactctatactcaTCATTGtctccagttaattcatttactagaacttgaagttgaagacatgaccaaaaaatgaaaagtagtggacgatgcgaagaccaacacagaacctgaacatgacaataaatgcatgcagagtaatcatgtacatacaatgagcataagcttggcaagagtcaaaccgaaagccgTAGCCCGacgacacagtgaggtcatataatcatgattcaaatcacgatatcgtttattcgaacattttcgtacgtgattctgcagaaacgtctttccaaacgccccttttttcgtgtttcatgtttgtgattctaatcatgattatattcaatttcgactaaacgcaatcgtgattctgcagaatcatgatttgaatcatgattcagatcatgattctagggtgaaaaagtggcggataaacgcaccctatatcggtccacaccaatgcgaacgtaagcacagactggaaatgtgttattaaggccttaaagggggcaatcactttaagtatatagtcatgaaaaaagcatatgtcactacataaaacaatgataacttgaagtgcgaggagatagtttggtgcataatctttatggacttaaaatacaacaggcctatatatctcattagtcagacaatgcaagcaccaggaaTGGTGCAACCACAACCTGCCCCCATCCCCACCCTAAGCACCTTCTGAcaccataaataaataaaaaaatgtttagtaaaaataacttagaacatttttgtgttttttgccaactgcaaacttgtagacaagtctacaagttgtagacttgtcttcatgaatttgccaactgcagagttaccagttttttaagtcttgtgttctattcttttcagatctgaaacggggcagtactggtacatcactttgctgactggtagagcgtatagtgttctgccactttaataggcccactttataatttgccaactatactttggctttgattattcaacttaaacctcggaaattcatcccacccaatatttatgtacctagtcttgcctctaattttacaaactaatgtgtttgttaaatcgtcaataattgtggtataatttgcaaactaacaagcttgttcatattgggggaggaccgggggcttactttgtgtgttattatagctccatctgttttgtacttagtattttgctgactagtagggctctaagcctggctacatggacttggatttgccaattggttgtctttactctaaacgtcgtaaccttcttcgaagttagtacccctatttttctttccttttctttctttctttctttctttctttctttctttctttctttctttctttctttctttctttctttctttctttctttctttctttctttctttctttctttctttctttctttctttctctctcccccctctctctctctttctttctttctttttctccctatcctccattttgccaactggtacatgattttgccgactgccacgaatgttgggggggtgtcacaccccccccccccataccccccctctagctacggccctggtGGTAACTAAAGTTTCCTAGCAAGTCTTTGGAtgattccattttcttttctctttacaTTTTTTCAGACGACAGATATGGAGATCGTTGCAGAGATGTTGGATCGCTTTGTTATGGTGGTAGTGTGTGCTTTGTTGATAACTCTAGCAGTTAGCACCGATCC
It includes:
- the LOC129262773 gene encoding acetylcholine receptor subunit alpha-1-B-like, producing MSKKSLFVTVIAVFTFGLKDGGTATPSTAEGQLIHDLFDTGYDVRVMPQRDLGHPLEMTINFYLFSILDVDTKNGILSGVSFVNILWHDQRLVWNPANYSNISEITVPLGSAWTPPMQIYNTAGYGQTHTIFQKDGNVLKIFADGTAYIQSNMYYNTICNTVLLDFPFDSHNCSIGFFIMGYYSDRIKLVPGRAYSLFNYNTEWKIKNLVFVPHDRMDIVTRKNISFLDAVMHLERAPNFYLRIILCPLVLLNGLALSTFWIPIKSGERVSASLSLVLGNTVFQIIISDIMPRTSDPEFEPRIVYFCVSSFALITAITVWSMLVSNLAAKKWSLRTSAARRLFLEVLPVLTCTKSLKGCRTRAAVKDISMQDDEKQEVTAVHAFDHTTKENPGEQRGDESQTTDMEIVAEMLDRFVMVVVCALLITLAVSTDPLITSTLQALFH